From Chlamydia avium 10DC88:
ATTCCAATTGTTATATATAGTATCTATTTTATGGAATGCGGCATGAATTTCTTGTTTGAAACTTTCTTTTTCTGCAGACGTTAAAGTTTTTCCTAGAACAATACGGTAGGGAATAGTCATGCTTTCTCCTTCGAAAGTAGTACTTATATGTTTCGGAGAACAGCCCTGAATATTCCAGGTAATGAAAATTATCCAGAGAATTTTTGGTAACTTTCCCATGTGTTGTTCATTAGTATAGCGATAGTAATTGGTTCTATCCCATCAGGAAATTGGAGAGATTTCCCGGCATCTTGTCACAGCAGTGTTACATTCGAAATCTCCCAAGGGAGTATACTTAGTATTATTATCTACTTCAATGTAAGATAGTCCGGGATCGATCACCGCAGTATGTGGGGATAACATATGTCCTTTTACAAATAAAGGAATTCCGAGAGCTGAAACAATAATGTCTGTGGTTTGTAAAATTTTTGTAAGAGTTTTCGAAAGATCAGGGAATATAGAAACTGTTGTTGGGGGAAAGTATTTTTGCATAAGCCTTACGGCTCAGGGTTTACCGATTAAAGTCTTCCAATAATTGTTACGTGGCTATTTTGAAAAGAGATGTCATAGTAATTAAGTAGCTCGATAATTGCTCCAGGAACACAGGGAATACAAGTGTTTAGTTGTCCTGTAAGTAGCTTCCCCGTATGCGTAGGATGAAGGCATTCAATATCTTTTCCGAGGAAATTTCTTGAATAATCGATTTATTGTTGATATGGCTAAGAATACGATCTGCGATTGGTTTTCCTTTTAATAACATAAGAGCTTCTTTAGTAAAGTTGTGATTTTGAGGATACTTCGTGTAATCATTGAAGGAAGGATGTAAGTAATTATACTATAAATAAACCCCACTACTACAGTATGTTTGGCGTCGGATACTAGTGAGGCAAGGCTCCAGGTCATCGTGTAATTGAAAAATGCTAGTGTTGGATAAGAAAGATAGACAAAGATTACAGAGTAGATGCTTGTAATTATAGGGAGGGAAAGCCATTTTTCTTTAAGAAAGATTTTATGGGTTTTGTAAAGAATAGCACTAGTAATTACGTACAAAAATGCATGGACGCCAAAAATATAAGAGGATGCGGTGTCGCAAAATATACCGAGGATTAAGGCATGTACTAATACTTTTTCTTTGGATAACTTATAAAAGCTGGCTACTAAATAGGGAGCAAAGAAAATAGGCTTGAAATCAGGATAAAGCTGGGGGAAAAGAAAGAAATTGAATATAGATAAATATAAACACTGTAGAGATAGGAACTTATCCATGAAGTATTTTTGTGTTCCGTAGATTTATTCGAATTTCATAGCAAGATTAGAGATTATTCGCTTCTTTTTTTTTAATTATCTTTTTATTAATTATATCTTTATTTTTCTCTTCTTAACTATCTCTATTTTAGATTTTTGCTGTTTTTATTTTATTTTGTTTTTTAAATTAATTATTTTTTAATTAAAATTAACTTTTAGGCTTTTTAAAAGGTTAATTTTTATGAGCAATGAGACAAAGAAGAAAAGAAACAAGAGAGATTTGTCTCGAGTAATTCAGAAAAAGACAGAACAGTTTTTCAATAAACCTAAAAATTTGAAGAGAAAAAAGTCTAAGTTCCTTATTTCTAAAGATCAAAAGAATCTTCATCAACGTGCTCAAGAGTATGATGAGTTAGTGCGTTCTCTGTTGGATAAGCAGATCCCCGATCTAAATCGTATCTTGATTTTTAATTATCAAGATGGGTTTGTTTTTACAGATATGCAGGATTTTGGAAAATATAGTGTAAAGCTTTAAAGAAGAACGTCAAGAGATAAAAAACATGCAAAACAGGACAAACCTGGAATAAGTTGAGGGTGGCCTGGGCTAATTAACTGTGCTTCAGAAGCTGCGGCAATATTAAGATCTCCAAAATTTTAATATTGTCGGTCAGTTTGGCCGTGTGCCTGTCTGTAGCAATAGCGATGCACTTTCTTGCATCTACTCGCTCAATTCCCTCCTTCTTATATTTGAAGTTTTTTTCGCAAGGTGGTGACCACCTTGCGTTTTTTTTTATATATCTAAGTTCTTTTTTTTAATTAATTATTTTTTTGTTTTAAAATTAAAAGTGTAAAAACAACTGATTTTTAATTTTAAGAATAAATTATGGCAGTTTCTGGAAGCGGTAATATTTCCCCATCAGGTCCTAATAACTGGGATCCCTCAATTCATGAGAATACACCAGAGTCTACAGAAGGGACTAAAGGATTAGTGTTTTCTGATTCTCGGGCTAATTCTACAGATAGACAGGAAGCTGTTGTTATGTCTGGGACTACAGCGACATATGAAACTGAGAAGACAATTAATGAAGGAAAATACAAAAAAACTCAGGAAAAAGCTTCCACATCAACAAAATCACGATTACGGTCAAAATTTTCCAGGGTGAGTGCAAGTATCCAAGGATTTCTCTCTGGATTTGGAACTAGAGCTTCTCGAGTATCTGCCCGCATTGCTGAGGCTAATGGGGAAGGCAGATCTATGCTTCCAAGTTCCATGGATATGGTTGGGAGTAAAAACAATCGTATTTCTCCTGAAATGCGAGGGTTTTACTTAGACGCCTCAGGATTAGGAGAGAGTTCATCAGACATTTCTAGGTTGTCTATAGATTCTCTACAATCGACTTCTCTATCTACTACTGAGTTATTATCTTCAGTAGATGAGAAGATAAGTGCTTCTACTGCTTCTTCCATTTCTTCTTTTGGTTCTGTTCAAACAGCAAGAGAGGTTAATTCTCTTACTGTAGAATCTTGGACACGAAGTCGTCTAGGTGGAGAAATGATAAGTTCTCTTCTAGATCCTAATGTAGAAACTTCTTCTCTATTACGTAGGGCTTCAGTTGTTAGTAATGAAGGTATGATCGATCTATCAGATTTAGGTCAGGAGAATCTAAGTACAAGCATGAGTAGTAGCAGCTCTTCAAGGAATACTAAGATTATTTCTACAGGAGAGGATGCTGGGAAAGTAGAATCGGTAGACGTAGATAGCTCGGGTATGGTGCAGCAATCTATAAAGGAAAATGAGAAAAAGGAACTTCAGGAGGATATTTTAAAAGAACAACTGGCTTTAGCGGGAATGATGGCTAGCTTGCTGACTTCAGGAGAAAGCTCTAGTGTTTATGTCCCTGTTGATCCTGCTGTATCGAGTTCAGGAACCAGTTTCCCTGCTCCTAAGATTTCAGGAACTATTAAGAAATTTTACGATAAAAAAACTCATCTTCCTCCAGGTATTGAGAATGTGAAGTCGCAAACAAATTTTTCTTCTGATAACACATTCTCTCGAATGGATAGTTCTGCATTACTAGGTGCTCGTAGTGAGAGTGCTTATCGTTTCCCTAAGGATTCTGGACTACAGGAAGGAGAAATTTTTAATAATTCTGAAGAGGGTGCTACATCTTTTGTAGATGACACGGGAGATCGTGTTTTTGATCCTGTTCCTGATAGAAGTTCTTTCCAAAAATATGATTCTTCTGCAACTTCTACTGAATTTAGTGCGATAAGTTCTGCTTATTTATTCCCGGCAGATAGAGGGATGTCGTTACTTTCTCCGACTCCTATTTCTGTTGATGATTATAAGAGGGAGCTTTCTTATCATAAAGGTCCGGGAGGACCTCCGGACCCTCTAATTTATCAGTATCGTAACGTTTCTGTAGACCCACCACTTATACTACGATCTCCTCAACCGTTTTCTTCGTCATCACGAATATCGGTACAAGGAAAACCAGAAGCTGCTTCTGTTCATGATGATGGAGGGGGGTTTTCTGGAAATGGAGGATTCTCAGATCAAGAGAAGGAACAGGGGGGTAATAGGAACTTACCTAAAACTAGAAAGAGCGGTTCTAATTTAAAATCTAGAGATTAGCATGCGTATTTTACCTTTTGATCCTTATGGGGCTATTCCTCCGCAGAAAATACAACAGG
This genomic window contains:
- the mreD gene encoding rod shape-determining protein MreD encodes the protein MDKFLSLQCLYLSIFNFFLFPQLYPDFKPIFFAPYLVASFYKLSKEKVLVHALILGIFCDTASSYIFGVHAFLYVITSAILYKTHKIFLKEKWLSLPIITSIYSVIFVYLSYPTLAFFNYTMTWSLASLVSDAKHTVVVGFIYSIITYILPSMITRSILKITTLLKKLLCY
- the ltuB gene encoding late transcription unit protein LtuB, which produces MSNETKKKRNKRDLSRVIQKKTEQFFNKPKNLKRKKSKFLISKDQKNLHQRAQEYDELVRSLLDKQIPDLNRILIFNYQDGFVFTDMQDFGKYSVKL